The following proteins are encoded in a genomic region of Clostridiisalibacter paucivorans DSM 22131:
- the cas6 gene encoding CRISPR-associated endoribonuclease Cas6, producing MQAKLLFQCDNLKLPIHYNNIVQGFIYKNISDDSFREFLHEKGFEYEKRTFKLFTFSDLMGRYDFNKQDKTITFKNEVSLVIGSIVDDFTNDFINSCLKSNDLRLKGQKIKLKGVEIDNDNIENESIVVKTLSPVVTYSTVNIEGSKKTIYYSPNDTLFSKQIKRNLIKKAEAIGYNDYKDRFNIYPLDEKKMRKRITKYKGLIINGWNGLLKIEGDKTLIKIALSCGIGAKNSQGFGCITVL from the coding sequence CAAGGATTTATATATAAAAATATATCAGATGATTCATTTAGAGAATTTTTACATGAGAAGGGATTTGAATATGAAAAAAGGACATTTAAATTGTTTACATTTAGTGACCTTATGGGTAGATATGATTTCAATAAACAAGATAAGACTATAACCTTTAAAAATGAGGTTTCTTTAGTTATCGGCAGCATTGTAGATGATTTTACCAATGATTTTATAAATAGTTGCCTAAAATCTAATGATTTGAGATTAAAGGGACAAAAGATAAAACTAAAGGGTGTTGAAATAGACAATGACAATATAGAGAATGAATCAATTGTAGTAAAAACGTTGTCACCTGTAGTGACTTATTCTACTGTAAACATAGAGGGCAGTAAGAAAACTATATATTATAGTCCCAATGATACCCTCTTTTCTAAACAAATAAAGAGAAATCTTATAAAGAAAGCAGAGGCAATAGGATATAATGATTATAAAGATAGATTCAATATATATCCATTGGATGAAAAGAAGATGAGAAAAAGGATTACAAAATATAAGGGGTTAATAATAAATGGATGGAATGGACTGCTAAAGATAGAAGGAGATAAAACCCTTATCAAGATAGCACTATCCTGTGGAATAGGTGCAAAGAATTCCCAAGGATTTGGATGCATTACTGTATTATGA